The following coding sequences are from one Ignavibacteriales bacterium window:
- a CDS encoding dihydroorotate dehydrogenase produces MKESFSIRGVEFRNRVLVASGTFGYGDEVKHLVDVNELGGICTKSLSWKPRDGNPPRRIVETPSGMLNSIGLANIGVHSFIQEKLPYLRTLNTTIIANIAASSVQEYCDVLSLLEQQEGIHGYEINISCPNVKEGGLNFGTNCDMTRQITARLRPLTQKPLILKLTPNVTHISEFAKAVEEAGADAVSVINTLIGMAVDIRARKPKLSTVTGGLSGPAIKPVALAKVYEVAQVVKIPIIGIGGIMTAEDAAEFLLVGATAVQVGTANFVDPSTGVKVAKGLRAFAESQGLSDVGQLVRAMESNVQFSVMQSWL; encoded by the coding sequence ATGAAAGAATCCTTCTCCATACGAGGCGTCGAATTTCGAAACCGGGTGCTGGTTGCATCGGGCACGTTTGGCTATGGCGACGAGGTCAAACATCTCGTGGACGTAAACGAACTCGGAGGGATCTGCACAAAGTCGTTGTCCTGGAAACCCCGCGATGGTAATCCGCCGCGTCGCATTGTTGAAACGCCAAGCGGCATGCTAAACTCCATCGGTCTGGCGAATATCGGCGTGCATTCGTTCATTCAGGAGAAGCTGCCGTATCTCAGGACTCTCAACACAACGATTATTGCCAACATAGCGGCGAGTTCGGTGCAGGAGTATTGCGACGTCTTATCCCTTCTGGAACAGCAGGAAGGGATCCACGGATACGAGATCAACATTTCGTGCCCCAATGTGAAGGAAGGGGGCCTGAACTTCGGGACCAACTGCGACATGACACGCCAGATCACCGCGCGGCTCAGGCCCTTGACTCAAAAACCCCTCATTCTGAAACTGACGCCAAACGTCACGCACATATCCGAGTTCGCGAAAGCAGTCGAGGAAGCTGGCGCAGATGCGGTTTCGGTCATAAATACGCTTATAGGCATGGCTGTCGACATCCGCGCGCGCAAACCCAAGCTTTCAACTGTGACAGGCGGACTTTCCGGTCCTGCAATCAAGCCGGTAGCTCTCGCGAAAGTCTATGAAGTGGCTCAGGTGGTGAAGATACCAATCATCGGCATCGGCGGAATTATGACTGCCGAAGATGCTGCCGAATTCCTGCTCGTCGGCGCGACGGCCGTTCAGGTTGGCACAGCGAACTTTGTCGATCCCTCGACAGGCGTCAAGGTTGCGAAGGGGCTGCGAGCATTTGCCGAGTCGCAGGGTCTTTCGGATGTGGGACAACTTGTCCGTGCCATGGAGTCAAATGTGCAGTTTTCCGTCATGCAATCCTGGCTTTGA
- a CDS encoding Mur ligase family protein: MKFGLEGISRLLKELKDPQKEFPSVHIAGTNGKGSTASMLAAMLTAAGYKTGLYTSPHLVKFEERIRIDGKAIPRASLSRLTTFLKRSILRHHPTFFEATTAIAFAHFAQREVDVAVIETGLGGRLDSTNVLRPVCSVITNIGLEHTEILGDTLEKIALEKAGIVKKDTPCVTGIREPRALAVLKRACRQNHAPLFLGTGYRARVREATLEGTLVDFTLGKNKYKNLRVSLPGQYQLGNLGVALRAVQVLNDSGSFRIDEAALRNGLASRLSDQVVAVAAHTPRSRSASDIAAAFEREKCRTRAALSVEGGIRLAMELAGPNGTILVTGSHFVVGEAVAALGLKRA; encoded by the coding sequence ATGAAATTTGGCCTCGAAGGGATCTCCCGGCTCCTCAAGGAGTTGAAAGATCCGCAGAAGGAATTCCCCTCCGTGCACATCGCCGGTACGAATGGCAAAGGGTCGACTGCGTCGATGCTCGCTGCGATGCTGACAGCGGCAGGATATAAGACCGGGCTGTATACTTCACCCCACCTCGTCAAGTTCGAGGAGAGGATCCGCATCGACGGAAAAGCGATCCCGCGTGCCTCATTGAGCAGGCTCACCACGTTTCTGAAGCGGTCGATACTCAGGCACCATCCCACGTTTTTCGAAGCGACAACGGCTATTGCGTTTGCCCACTTTGCCCAGCGGGAGGTCGATGTCGCGGTCATCGAAACCGGTCTCGGCGGTCGGCTCGACTCGACGAATGTGTTGCGTCCGGTCTGCTCTGTTATCACGAACATCGGCCTGGAGCACACCGAAATACTGGGAGATACTCTGGAGAAGATCGCTCTTGAGAAAGCTGGGATTGTGAAGAAGGACACTCCCTGTGTCACAGGAATTCGTGAGCCGCGGGCTCTTGCTGTGTTGAAAAGAGCATGCAGACAGAACCACGCTCCATTGTTTCTCGGAACCGGGTACCGCGCCAGGGTGAGAGAGGCTACACTTGAAGGAACTTTGGTCGATTTCACCTTGGGAAAGAACAAGTATAAGAACCTCCGGGTCTCCCTGCCCGGACAGTACCAGCTGGGGAATCTGGGGGTTGCACTTCGGGCCGTTCAGGTGCTGAATGATTCGGGTTCATTTCGGATCGATGAGGCAGCACTTCGAAACGGGCTCGCCTCTCGGCTCTCCGATCAGGTCGTGGCAGTAGCTGCTCATACGCCCAGGTCACGCTCTGCAAGCGATATTGCAGCAGCATTTGAAAGGGAGAAATGCAGAACCCGGGCAGCTCTGAGTGTTGAAGGAGGTATCAGGCTTGCGATGGAGCTCGCCGGACCGAATGGAACGATTCTCGTCACAGGGTCGCATTTTGTCGTCGGCGAAGCCGTGGCAGCTCTGGGCCTAAAAAGGGCTTGA